The Nitrospirota bacterium genome includes the window TGTCGGCGTCGCGAACGCGGAAACTCCGTCTGAACCCGGTTGGGCGCCGCAACTGCTCGGAATGCAAGCGACTATCATCTATCAGAACATGCCCGCGTTCTCAAGCCCGTATGAAGGTCCCCAAAGCCTGACATTCAAAAACGGAGAAGGTCATGGGCATACCGAAACGTACGGGATCTATCTCGGATCGCAGATCTTACCCCGTTTGCAGGCTTATCTCGATGTCGAGCAGGCGCGGGGCAATGGGATCGGCCATGCAGTCGGTTTGGGTGGTATCACAAACGGCGACGTCATCCGTCAGGGTTCGACTGATCTTGGGCAGAATCCGTATATAGCACGGCTGTTCCTTCGTTATCTCATTCCTTTGTCAAGGGAGACTGCATCGGTAGAAAGGGCAATGGACCAACTGCCGGGGGAAGAGCCTCTCAGCAGGATCGAAATAAAAGGCGGGTTAATGGCCGCAACTGACGATTTTGATCAAAATCGCTATGCCAATAATACCCGTATCCAGTTCCTCAACTGGGGATTCATCAATAACACAGCATGGGATTTCGCTGCCAACACACGAGGATACAGCTACGGACTTCTCGTTTCTTACATAAGGCCATCATGGAAGCTTGCTTATGGAATCTACAAAATGCCCACGACGGCCAACGGCAACGAGTTCGATCATATCGGAACATCGAGCGGAAATAACCTGGAACTTACTCTTAGACCTAACCAGGAGGGAACGGTTATGCGTTTCCTCGCCTATTACAACACAGGGCGCATGGGCAATTATGAAGAGGCGATCTCGACAGGCCAGGCAACCGGGATGGAACCCGATATCGCCAAGGACAACAGGCCGGGACGGCATAAATACGGGTTCGGCTTCAACGTGGAGCAGCCTCTCGCGGATGCAGGCGAAACGGGGGCCTTTGCCAGGATCGGCTGGAACGACGGGCATACTGAGGACTTTGCTTTTACCGAGGTGGACCGGCACCTGAGCACGGGCATGCAGGTAAGCGGCGTTCACTGGGGTCGCACTGAGGATCGTCTTGGAGTCGCTTATGTATGGCACGGCTTGTCGCCCGAGCATCGTGAGTATCTTGCGGCGGGGGGGACAGGTTTTCTGCTCGGCGACGGCAAGCTCAATTACGGTCTGGAGCAGATATTTGAAACGTATTACCGAGTTCAACTTGGACAGTATGCGCAGCTATCTCCCGACTTCCAGTACATCCAGAATCCAGGATACAATCGTGACCGGGGGCCGGTCGAAGTTTATTCGGTGCGCTTACGACTGAGCTACTAATTTAATTGAGAAGGAGGATGGCCAATGAACATCTTTAACCAGTTTTACTACCAGTACCGCCGCTTCGCCAAGGCGATCAGGCTTTTTTTACTCACAGCCGGTCCCGGAATCATCGTGATGGTTGCCGACAACGACGCGGGTGGAATCACGACCTACACAGCAACCGGAGCAAAATACGGCATGCATCTTCTGTGGTTCCTGGTTCTCCTCGGACCTGTGGCGTACTACGTCCAGGAGATGACCGTTCGTCTTGGAGCGGTAACGAAACGCGGCCATGCCGAAGCGATCTTTTCCGCCTTCGGCCGGTTCTGGGGCTGGTTCTCGCTGCTGGATCTGGTCCTGACCGACTGGCTCACCATGATCACCGAGTTTATCGGTATGACCGCCGCTATGAGCATTTTTCATATTCCGCCGGTCCTGACCGTTGTCATCTGCTGGCTCATCATGGGCGCTATGATCATGAGCGGGCGCTATTGGACTTGGGAAAAAATTGCGCTTCTGTTCTGCGTCCTTAATCTCATTTATATTCCCGCCGCCTTCATGGTTCATCCGTCGGTAAAGGACATTGCGTTCAACAGCTTCGTGCCTCATTTCCCGCCGGGCGGATTCACTAATGAACTCTTCTTCCTTCTCATGGCCAACATCGGCACGACGATCGCGCCCTGGATGCTGTTCTTCCAACAAAGCTCGGTCGTGGACAAAGGTCTTCATGAGAAGGACATCAAATTCGGGAAGATCGATACCGCAATAGGATCGCTCCTCACCGTCATTGTTGCAACCGTACTGATCATCGTTTGCGGCAAACTGCTCTACGGCGTGCCGGTGGATGACGCTGCGGTCGCCGCCAAGCAGATCATGCCTCAAAACAGCATCATTGGGACCCTCATAGCGATCGGATTGTTCGATGCCGGTCTGCTCGGTGCAATCTGTATATCTCTGGCGAGTTCGTGGGCCTTCGGGGAGGTCTTCGGCTGGGCTCATTCCCTCAATCAGAAAGTCAGAGAAGCGCCGTGGTTCTATGCGTACTATTTCTTCGACCTTCTCCTTGCCGGGACCGTCGTCTTGATCCCCGGAGCGCCACTCGTTCTGATCACGCTGTTTGTTCAGGTGATCGCAACGACCCTGCTTCCTGCCGCCTTGGTTTTCCTGATCCTTCTTCTGAACGACAAGAAGACCATGGGCGAATATGTCAATACCACGTGGCAGAACATTGTCAATATCAGCATCGTCGCTGTTATCATTGCCCTTTCCACGATGTACGGCGTAAGCACACTATTCCCTGATATGTTCAAATAGGAGGAGTAAATCATGATAAAGACCTTCTTCACTCACAGCTATGCCAAGATTCGCGAGATCAATCAAAAATACGAGAAGCCGAGAATTGAGATGTCCAGATGGGTAAGGGCATCCCTGATCCTGCTGCGTGTCTATCTGTTTTCGTTAATAGGTCTATCGGTTTATAAATTCATTACGCTGCTTAAATAGGGAGGTGAGCGATGAACACGGCGCTGAATAAAAATCAGGAAACCGTCGATGCCGTATTTTTTCTGAGCGATCTAATCGGGACGAAAGTCCTGAACGGCGATAAGAGAATAGGTAAATTAGGAGATCTCGCAATTATTGAAAGAGAAAAACTTCCAGTTGTAACTCATTTCATCGTAAAGAGGCCGTTCGGAAGAAAATCTCTGCTTGTTCCCTGGGAGCGGGTTGTCGCGGTCTCAGCACGAAGGCTTATTATCGATCTCGAAGAGCCGGAGCAGTATGAAGGAGAGCCTGCGGAATCTCAGGTCCTGCTCGGCGATCATGTTCTGGACAAAAAAGTCCTCGATATGGACGACAATGAGATTGACATCGTCTATGACGTGAAACTCGCCCGGCGCAATAAAGTCCTTTACGTTACCGATGTGGATTTCAGCAGGTACGCCCTGTTTAAACGGCTCGGCCTTATCCGGCTCATGGAACTGCTCTTCAGCGGGACGAATCTATTAAAGAAAGAAACGCTTTCATGGTCCTACGTACAGCCATTGCCCGAACATCTCGGAAGTTTCAAGGGGAACGTCAAGCTGAACGTTCTGAAGGAGAAACTTACGGAAATTCAGCCGGTAGATCTTGCCGATATTCTCGAAGAACTGAGCGGGGAGCAGCGGCTTGCGATTTTTAATCAACTCGAGACCGAACACGCATCGGACACGCTTGAAGAGGTCGAGCCCCGAGTACAGCGTCAGCTTATTTCCTCGATAAAGAAAGAGCGCGCAGCCGAACTGATCAACGCCATGACCCCTGCGCAGGCTGCGGATATCCTTGCCATTTTGCCTGGAAGCGAAGCAGATGATATCCTGAAGCTGATCGACAGGGAAAACGCGACGAAGATTCAATCGATGCTTGAAAAGCAGGACCAAAAGATAATAAACTTTTCCACATCGCAGTTCATCAAACTCCCGCCCGATACTGCGGTAGGTTATGTTGAGGACCGGTTCCCCGAAATCGCACGGGATAAAGATGAGATCATGTACATCTATGTCGTAGACGAAAAGAACGTTTTATTGGGAGTAGTAGATCTTAAAGAAGTGCTGAAAACGAAAAACGAAGAGAAACTTGCGGACATCATGACAACAAATGTGATTCAGTTAAATCCTGAAAATACTCTTCTCGAAGCAGCCGAAATGTTTTCGCGCTATAGCTTCCGGTCACTTCCCGTGGTCGATGAAAAAAATGTCATCATCGGAGTGATTCCCTATAGAGATGTTATGAACCTGAAACACAAATTTGTTTAAGGCAATGTGGGCAAGAGATATGTCGCACGGCAACATGGTGGCTGCCGTAGCTTCCATCCAAGTCAAAATGCATAATTCTTGACTTCTTTGTCATGATAGAGTAAAAAGAGGTTCAGTCCCGAGGGGGAGTAGCTCCATCGTACAGGGTCAACATACTGGCTTTTAAAGCCTGGCCCTGCAATTGGTTTGAACCAATGAGCGAGACCTTCGGCGTTGCGGTTATCCTGCCGCGCGCCGGAAGTCTCGCTTTTTTATTTTAAAGGAGATCGCGCAAATGACAGCTTTTCTTACCTCGATGCTGTTTGTGGTCCTTGCTGAAATGGGAGACAAGACCCAGCTCCTGGCAATTGCTTTTGCAACACGGTTCAAGGCGTCTACTGTACTCTGGGCGGTCTTTGTGTCTACCGCTGCCAACCATTTTATCGCTGTCGAAGTCGGGACGTGGCTCACGAATTTTATTCCGATTAGCTATATTCAGATAGCTGCGTCCGCTTCTTTCATCTTTTTCGGCCTCTGGACCATTCGTGGCGACCAGTTGGAGGATGAGGATAAACGCTTCAGCTTTAGCCCATTCTGGACTGTTGCATTTGCCTTCTTCATTGCAGAGATGGGGGATAAGACGCAGCTCGCAACAGTTGCTCTCGCTGCGAAATATCAAACAGTACTGCCGGTATGGATGGGATCGACAACCGGGATGATGATTGCAGATGCGGTCGGAATTGGAGTAGGTGTCGTGCTCGGGAAGAAGAGTCCTGAGAAAGTAATGAAATGGGGCGCAGCGGGCATTTTCATCCTTTTTGGCTTTTACGGCTTGCATGAAGCCCTTCCAGTCCGTTTTTTAACTCAATTCTTCGAAATTGGTGCAATCATTCTCGTCACTGGAGCGGTGCTACTCATCGGCCGACCATGGATCAGCCGTCGCTGAATAATGACCGGCATGAATCGAGATCCGATATATAAACACAACATGATTGTAAGATGGATTTATCTATCCCAAAAGAGATCTCACCAATTGATTTCTCAACATGTTTATTATTGGCTCTCGGGATCAGGTTCAATTGCGGCTCACTATGAAAAAAATCCGGGGATATTCTTTGGGGTATTTTGAAAAGCATTTTTTCAAAAAACATTCTGAATTCAAATTCTTGTACAAACTGATTCGCGGACGTTGGGACCACCATGACATAGTCTGAAGAAATGCAACCAGGTGAATAAGCCCCATGATAGAAATGGGGCTTATTTTTTTTCTTCTGCCGACGGCAGATCCCTCTATACAGGCAAAACGCAACAGGAAAGAAGCCCTTCGAAGTGTAACACTGCAAGCTGGCACAGGGACGAGGGCTCTATCTGCATATCCCCCTGTCGCCGCCGGGAGAAGCGGGCAGTTGCGTGATCGACCAGCCAATGCGACTCCTACGCACGTTGTCCAGACGACGTCCTGTCCTATTGATAACAGGTTCAACTTGCCTATCATGCATTCTCGTACTTAGCCCCGCAGACGGTCAAAAAAGCGTTGCGAGGATGATGCTGTTAACATCTGAGATGCACCGCCACGATGTATTGCATTTGATGTAATTTTGTATCAAGGCAATATCCCCTTACATTTTCTTGCAGTGAACTACATCGAATGACAAGTTTATTCTCGTTATAAACAGTATGTTGCATATGGTGAGATGACCAATTTCAGCGTACAAATGCTCATCATTGCAATAGATTTTTGTAAGGTGAAAATTCAAAATGCTTTGATTTTATACATTTTTATCGTGTGGTGTAGTTCTTGCTGTTACATGCATATATTGGCCATCGTGCTGCCGGCGCATCCAGACTTTGTAATGAAAGTACTACAGAATAGTTAGTGCGGGTTAATCGTGAAAAAAGAGTCAATCGGTCATTAAAATGTCGAAAATAGTCGAAAATCATTGATTAAATCATCCTGAATGATTTATTCTTCAAGGTTACGATTCTCTTCCCTTTTATAGGGTTATCGACTCAGACGTGTAAGTCCGTTTAAGGGTTCACACTCATGAGCTCCGGACGTCTCAAAGATCGACATTCATAAAGCCTAATATGCTGTGGCTGTCGTGCAAACCTCCTTACCAGGGACTTCAACCCCTGAATCAGTGATGTAAAAAACAGAGAGCATTGGTCGGCTTCAGCCATGGATATTCGGAGTTCTCGTGACATCAATGCAAGAAGAGCGGAGGCGAACGTTCCGCAATTGCGGAGAGTTGATTGCTGAAAGGCGAACCCGCCGAGCCGCATCTTTGCCTTGATTATCCGGACCGGAAGCCGGCAGGGATCTTTTCGCGCGCAATGACCGCGAGCCGGTAACGAGTGCAATGGGCGCGTCTTGAAAGGGACAACGCCGCAGCGCCCCGAGTTGTCAGAAGGAAGTCGGAAAGAGAAGACCGGACTGATCGTGAAGAAAAACATCATCATAGTCCAGATCGTCTTATCCCTCCTCGCTGTCGCCGGCGGCGGGTACCTGTTTCTGATGGCAGGCAGGTCAGGTGACTTCAGCCGTCCGGCCGTCCTGCTCGTCATTGCAGGTCCGCTGATGGTCGCCGTGCTGGGATGGGTTTCACTGCGCAGGTTCTTGAAGCCGGCTCGGCTCGAAGGGCTCAATGACGAGTTTGCCGGGTTCTCCCCGGCCTTCGACAACGATACGGGGCAGCCCCAGAAGCACCCGAAGGCCATCGAAGAAAGCCTGAGGCAATATGGGGCATTGTTCGAAAGCGCCGCCGACGCGATGTTCATTCTGGACGGCGAAAAGGGTCGGCAGGGCAAGATATTGAAGGCCAACGGGGCGGCGTCACGGATGTACGGCTACACCGTCGAAGAGCTGCTCAAGATGAACATCAGCGATCTCGACACACCCGGACCGGCCGCAATCGTGCGGGAACGGATCGACCGCTTGGTGGCGGGGGAGACGCTGCGTGTCGAGGCCGATCGTCGCAGGAAGAACGGCACGGTGTTCGCCGTGGATATCAGCGCCGCTGCCTTTGAGACCAGCGGCCGCAAGTACATCCTGGCGATCGACCGCGACAGCGATGAAAAGCGGCGTTCTGCGGAGGCAATACAGCGGGAGCGTCAAAATGCGTTCGTGGCGGAACTGGCCTCCGGCCTGGCTCATGAAATCAAGAACCCGCTGGCCGGGATCAAAGCAACGATCGACGTGCTCTCGGAAGAGTCAGGCATGCCCGCAGAGGACCGGAGCGCGCTCAAGAACGTGGTCCCCAAAATCAAGCGCATCGAGTCCCTCTTGAAAATCCTGCTCAACTTCGCGAGACCGCCGAAACCGCAATTCAGCAGAACGCAGGTGAACGCCGTCCTCGACAACGCCGTCGATCTGGCGCTGCGGGACCGGTCACACGCCAGTGACGCTGAAACAGCCGTTCGGGTGATCAGAGAGTATGATGATACCCTGCCGGAAATCGACGCGGACCCGATGCAACTGCAACAGATATTCACGAATCTGCTCCTGAATGCTTCGGAGGCAATGCCGAAGGGCGGGACCGTGTTCTTGAAGACGCTCCTCGATGCCACAACACGGACCCTCGAGGTTCGGATTTCCGATACGGGACCGGGAATCGATGAAGAAGCACGGAAGCATATCTTCCAACCGTTTTATTCAAAAAAAGCGGCGGGGCCGGGCTTGGCGATCGCCAGCCGGCTCGTCGAGGAACACGGGGGGAGCATCGGCGTACAATGTCCTGAAAACAGGGGCTCCCTGTTCATGGTACGGCTTCCCGTGAACCAGGCACAAAGGAGGCAGATATGACGAGTGAAGAAAAAATCTATGTTGTCGACGACGATGAGCTGATTGTTGCCACGCTCACACGGACTCTGAAAAGCAGCGGCTACGAGGTTCGCTCGTCGACCACAACAGACGGTATAATCGGCAAGATACAATCGTGGTCTCCCGATGTCGTACTGCTCGACATCCGCCTGGGGAACCAGAACGGCATAGATGTCCTGAGGGACATTGTGAAGCGGGAACTGCCTGTACAGGTCGTTATGCTGACGGCGGATGACAAGGCGGAAACCGCCGTGAAGGCAATGAAAATCGGCGCCGCGGATTACCTTACGAAGCCGTTCAACATCGAAGAGGTCAAGATCGTGATCCGCAACATCATCGAAAAGAACCGTCTGCAGCAGGAGGTCGCCTATCTCAGAAAGGTCCAAGCGGAGACCTTCGAGAAGGAAATCATCGGCGAGTCAAAAACGGTGCAGGAAATCAAGGCAAAGATAAGAAAAATCGCGGCGGCATCGGTTTCCACGCTGCTGATCACCGGAGAAAGCGGGACCGGGAAGGAGTTGTTCGCCCGGTACGCGCATCGCCTGTTCCATGAGCACGCGAAGAAGGGCTTTGCCCCCTTCATCAAGGTCAATTGCGCTGCGCTTCCGGAAACACTGCTCGAGAGCGAGCTCTTCGGCTACGAGAAGGGCTCATTCACCGATGCAAAGTCGGACAAGAAGGGACTGTTCGAGCAGGCGCAGGGCGGGTCCATCCTTCTCGATGAGATCGGCGATATGAAAATGAACCTCCAGGGGAAACTGCTCCGGGTGCTGGAGGAGCGGATGATCCGGCCCGTAGGAGGTAGCGAGGAGATCCCGATCGATGTCACCGTTATCGCCACCACGAACCGGAATCTCGCGGAAGCAGTCGAGGAGGGAGCGTTCCGCGCGGACCTGTTCTTCCGGTTGAGCACGTTCTACCTGCACGTACCACCCCTCCGGGAACGGAAGGAGGACATCCCGCCTATCATCCGGTACTTTCTGACGCAATTCGCCGGCCGGTACAAACAGAAGGCGTCTTCCTGCATCTCTCCGGAGGTTGAAAAGATCCTGACCTCTTTTCACTGGCCGGGGAACATCAGAGAGCTCAGGAACCTGCTTGAGCGGCTCGTGGTCCTCGAAGGGGCGGAAGAAATCCGTCCCGAGCATTTACCGGGCTGGCTGATGGGCAAGTCCGGCGTGCTCTCTTCGCCCTCCGCGCTTCGGATCTCACTTCCTGCGCAGGGGGTGTCGCTGGACGACGTCGAAAAGGACCTCATCCTCCAGGCGCTTGGACGTACGAACAACAATAAATCACAGGCGGCAAAACTCTTGAATATCAGCTATGATGCCTTTCGATATCAGGTGAAGAAATTCGGGTTGGAAGTAGGAGGAGCCGTGCCGTCGAATGGTCGAAGTTCTTACCCGGACGCCGCATGCGCCGATCGCACAACAACGGAAAAATGAATGGCTAAACAGGCGCAATCGGAGGCGACGTGAACTGAACTCCCGACAGGTAGGTTGCTACCGTTTCTCCGCTGCGGCACCATCTGACCACGCCGGTGCAATGTGTTTGTTCATCGCGCAGCGTCAGGACGCGGCCTGGAGCGAGGGGATGATTAATCCTGATGCACATGCCGGCGTCGCTGATATCAAGGACGCTGGCTGCAAGCGTAAGGGGATCCCTCTCGTTGGGCGAAGGAAGGGTAAAGCATGTAATAGACTTGTAGACCGGCTTTCGCTCATGCTTTCGGACATCGCTGCTGATCCACTTGATAAAATCATTGGCGTCTTTTAAGGCCCTGCTCTCATCGCGGAGCAGCGGCTTACCCGTCATCAGGATCCGATCCACAAACTTCTTTACC containing:
- a CDS encoding CBS domain-containing protein: MNTALNKNQETVDAVFFLSDLIGTKVLNGDKRIGKLGDLAIIEREKLPVVTHFIVKRPFGRKSLLVPWERVVAVSARRLIIDLEEPEQYEGEPAESQVLLGDHVLDKKVLDMDDNEIDIVYDVKLARRNKVLYVTDVDFSRYALFKRLGLIRLMELLFSGTNLLKKETLSWSYVQPLPEHLGSFKGNVKLNVLKEKLTEIQPVDLADILEELSGEQRLAIFNQLETEHASDTLEEVEPRVQRQLISSIKKERAAELINAMTPAQAADILAILPGSEADDILKLIDRENATKIQSMLEKQDQKIINFSTSQFIKLPPDTAVGYVEDRFPEIARDKDEIMYIYVVDEKNVLLGVVDLKEVLKTKNEEKLADIMTTNVIQLNPENTLLEAAEMFSRYSFRSLPVVDEKNVIIGVIPYRDVMNLKHKFV
- a CDS encoding NRAMP family divalent metal transporter; protein product: MNIFNQFYYQYRRFAKAIRLFLLTAGPGIIVMVADNDAGGITTYTATGAKYGMHLLWFLVLLGPVAYYVQEMTVRLGAVTKRGHAEAIFSAFGRFWGWFSLLDLVLTDWLTMITEFIGMTAAMSIFHIPPVLTVVICWLIMGAMIMSGRYWTWEKIALLFCVLNLIYIPAAFMVHPSVKDIAFNSFVPHFPPGGFTNELFFLLMANIGTTIAPWMLFFQQSSVVDKGLHEKDIKFGKIDTAIGSLLTVIVATVLIIVCGKLLYGVPVDDAAVAAKQIMPQNSIIGTLIAIGLFDAGLLGAICISLASSWAFGEVFGWAHSLNQKVREAPWFYAYYFFDLLLAGTVVLIPGAPLVLITLFVQVIATTLLPAALVFLILLLNDKKTMGEYVNTTWQNIVNISIVAVIIALSTMYGVSTLFPDMFK
- a CDS encoding carbohydrate porin, which translates into the protein MVLIAIISLCKKLLKKSAFISASVLLVGVANAETPSEPGWAPQLLGMQATIIYQNMPAFSSPYEGPQSLTFKNGEGHGHTETYGIYLGSQILPRLQAYLDVEQARGNGIGHAVGLGGITNGDVIRQGSTDLGQNPYIARLFLRYLIPLSRETASVERAMDQLPGEEPLSRIEIKGGLMAATDDFDQNRYANNTRIQFLNWGFINNTAWDFAANTRGYSYGLLVSYIRPSWKLAYGIYKMPTTANGNEFDHIGTSSGNNLELTLRPNQEGTVMRFLAYYNTGRMGNYEEAISTGQATGMEPDIAKDNRPGRHKYGFGFNVEQPLADAGETGAFARIGWNDGHTEDFAFTEVDRHLSTGMQVSGVHWGRTEDRLGVAYVWHGLSPEHREYLAAGGTGFLLGDGKLNYGLEQIFETYYRVQLGQYAQLSPDFQYIQNPGYNRDRGPVEVYSVRLRLSY
- a CDS encoding ATP-binding protein, coding for MKKNIIIVQIVLSLLAVAGGGYLFLMAGRSGDFSRPAVLLVIAGPLMVAVLGWVSLRRFLKPARLEGLNDEFAGFSPAFDNDTGQPQKHPKAIEESLRQYGALFESAADAMFILDGEKGRQGKILKANGAASRMYGYTVEELLKMNISDLDTPGPAAIVRERIDRLVAGETLRVEADRRRKNGTVFAVDISAAAFETSGRKYILAIDRDSDEKRRSAEAIQRERQNAFVAELASGLAHEIKNPLAGIKATIDVLSEESGMPAEDRSALKNVVPKIKRIESLLKILLNFARPPKPQFSRTQVNAVLDNAVDLALRDRSHASDAETAVRVIREYDDTLPEIDADPMQLQQIFTNLLLNASEAMPKGGTVFLKTLLDATTRTLEVRISDTGPGIDEEARKHIFQPFYSKKAAGPGLAIASRLVEEHGGSIGVQCPENRGSLFMVRLPVNQAQRRQI
- a CDS encoding TMEM165/GDT1 family protein; the encoded protein is MTAFLTSMLFVVLAEMGDKTQLLAIAFATRFKASTVLWAVFVSTAANHFIAVEVGTWLTNFIPISYIQIAASASFIFFGLWTIRGDQLEDEDKRFSFSPFWTVAFAFFIAEMGDKTQLATVALAAKYQTVLPVWMGSTTGMMIADAVGIGVGVVLGKKSPEKVMKWGAAGIFILFGFYGLHEALPVRFLTQFFEIGAIILVTGAVLLIGRPWISRR
- a CDS encoding response regulator codes for the protein MRKILLVDDENLILYGLCATFRDHDTTVVTASTGAAALAALDRDRFDVCILDLNLPDMCGLDIMKKVRHSSPGTRIIMMSGDEITRPMMEVIEGNAHLLMDKPFDLEVVKKFVDRILMTGKPLLRDESRALKDANDFIKWISSDVRKHERKPVYKSITCFTLPSPNERDPLTLAASVLDISDAGMCIRINHPLAPGRVLTLRDEQTHCTGVVRWCRSGETVATYLSGVQFTSPPIAPV
- a CDS encoding sigma-54 dependent transcriptional regulator, whose translation is MTSEEKIYVVDDDELIVATLTRTLKSSGYEVRSSTTTDGIIGKIQSWSPDVVLLDIRLGNQNGIDVLRDIVKRELPVQVVMLTADDKAETAVKAMKIGAADYLTKPFNIEEVKIVIRNIIEKNRLQQEVAYLRKVQAETFEKEIIGESKTVQEIKAKIRKIAAASVSTLLITGESGTGKELFARYAHRLFHEHAKKGFAPFIKVNCAALPETLLESELFGYEKGSFTDAKSDKKGLFEQAQGGSILLDEIGDMKMNLQGKLLRVLEERMIRPVGGSEEIPIDVTVIATTNRNLAEAVEEGAFRADLFFRLSTFYLHVPPLRERKEDIPPIIRYFLTQFAGRYKQKASSCISPEVEKILTSFHWPGNIRELRNLLERLVVLEGAEEIRPEHLPGWLMGKSGVLSSPSALRISLPAQGVSLDDVEKDLILQALGRTNNNKSQAAKLLNISYDAFRYQVKKFGLEVGGAVPSNGRSSYPDAACADRTTTEK